A section of the Leminorella richardii genome encodes:
- the lpxB gene encoding lipid-A-disaccharide synthase, protein MSNRPLTIGLVAGETSGDILGAGLIRALKARMPDARFVGVAGPLMQAEGCEAWFEMEELAVMGVVEVLERLPRLLKIRKTLVQRFSELKPDVFVGIDAPDFNITLEGKLKQSGIKTIHYVSPSVWAWRQNRVFKIGRSTDLVLAFLPFEKAFYDRFNVPCRFIGHTMADAMPLEAEVAAARERLGIASDVHCLALLPGSRHAEVEMLSADFLQTARLLRERYPDLEVLVPLVNAKRRQQFEHIKANVAPDLSIRLLDGQARDAMVASDAALLASGTAALECMLAKCPMVVGYRMKPFTFWLAKRLIKTPYVSLPNLLAGRELVKELLQEECTPPKLYEALMPLLDKQNENVKALRETFTELHQSIRRDADRQAAEAVLELAGKGQAEVA, encoded by the coding sequence ATGTCAAACCGTCCTCTGACTATTGGTCTGGTCGCCGGAGAGACCTCCGGCGACATTCTGGGCGCCGGGCTTATCCGCGCGCTGAAAGCCAGAATGCCCGATGCGCGCTTTGTCGGCGTTGCAGGCCCTCTGATGCAGGCCGAAGGATGCGAAGCCTGGTTTGAAATGGAAGAGCTGGCGGTCATGGGCGTGGTGGAAGTGCTGGAACGCCTGCCCAGACTGTTAAAGATCCGCAAGACGCTGGTTCAGCGCTTTAGCGAGCTGAAGCCAGACGTGTTTGTCGGCATCGACGCGCCGGACTTTAACATCACTCTCGAAGGCAAGCTCAAGCAAAGCGGTATTAAAACTATTCACTACGTCAGCCCCTCCGTATGGGCCTGGCGGCAGAATCGCGTATTCAAAATTGGGCGCTCCACGGATCTCGTGCTGGCGTTTCTCCCTTTTGAAAAAGCCTTCTACGATCGCTTCAACGTTCCCTGTCGCTTTATTGGCCACACGATGGCCGACGCTATGCCCTTAGAAGCTGAAGTTGCTGCGGCTCGGGAGCGGCTGGGGATTGCATCCGATGTCCACTGTCTGGCTTTGCTGCCGGGCAGTCGGCATGCGGAAGTAGAGATGCTGAGCGCGGACTTTTTACAGACCGCCCGCCTGTTGCGGGAACGCTACCCCGATCTTGAAGTTTTAGTCCCGCTGGTGAACGCTAAGCGTCGCCAACAGTTTGAACACATTAAGGCCAACGTAGCGCCGGATCTGTCGATTCGTCTATTGGACGGTCAGGCGCGCGACGCTATGGTCGCTAGCGATGCCGCGCTTCTTGCATCGGGAACGGCGGCGCTGGAGTGCATGCTCGCCAAGTGCCCGATGGTGGTAGGCTACCGCATGAAACCCTTTACCTTCTGGCTGGCTAAACGACTGATTAAAACCCCCTACGTGTCGCTGCCCAACCTGCTGGCCGGGCGCGAGCTGGTTAAGGAACTGCTACAAGAAGAGTGCACGCCGCCGAAGCTTTATGAAGCACTGATGCCGCTGTTAGATAAACAAAATGAGAATGTAAAAGCGCTTCGGGAAACCTTCACTGAGCTTCACCAGAGCATCCGTCGCGATGCAGACAGGCAGGCTGCCGAGGCTGTGCTTGAGTTAGCCGGAAAAGGGCAGGCAGAGGTAGCATAA
- the lpxA gene encoding acyl-ACP--UDP-N-acetylglucosamine O-acyltransferase, with amino-acid sequence MIDNTAFIHPSAIVEEGAVIGAGAHIGPFCWVGADVEIGPRTVLKSHVVVNGVTKIGADNQIYQFASIGEVNQDLKYAGEPTRVEIGDRNRIRESVTIHRGTVQGGGVTRVGNDNLLMINAHIAHDCQIGNRCIFANNATLAGHVEVDDFAIIGGMTAVHQFCIIGAHVMVGGCSGVAQDVPPYLIAQGNHATPFGVNLEGLKRRGFDKPALQAIRQAYKLIYRSGKTLDEAKPEIEALAKEQPAVQLFVDFFERSTRGIIR; translated from the coding sequence ATTGTTGAAGAGGGTGCCGTCATCGGCGCTGGAGCCCATATTGGCCCCTTCTGCTGGGTAGGCGCTGACGTTGAAATCGGGCCGAGAACCGTTCTTAAGTCGCACGTCGTGGTTAACGGCGTGACGAAAATCGGTGCTGACAACCAAATCTACCAGTTTGCTTCTATTGGTGAGGTGAATCAGGATCTGAAGTACGCCGGAGAACCTACTCGCGTCGAAATTGGCGATCGCAACCGGATCCGCGAAAGCGTGACGATTCACCGGGGCACGGTTCAGGGCGGCGGTGTGACTCGTGTCGGTAACGACAACCTGCTGATGATTAATGCGCACATTGCGCACGACTGCCAGATTGGCAATCGCTGCATTTTCGCTAACAACGCGACCCTTGCTGGGCACGTTGAGGTGGACGATTTCGCCATTATCGGCGGGATGACGGCAGTGCACCAGTTCTGCATTATTGGCGCTCACGTAATGGTTGGCGGCTGTTCTGGCGTCGCTCAGGACGTGCCTCCTTACCTGATTGCGCAGGGCAACCATGCAACGCCGTTTGGCGTCAATCTTGAAGGGCTTAAGCGTCGCGGTTTTGACAAGCCAGCCCTACAGGCAATACGTCAGGCCTATAAGCTGATTTATCGCAGCGGCAAAACGCTGGATGAAGCCAAGCCTGAAATTGAAGCGCTGGCAAAAGAGCAGCCAGCAGTTCAGCTGTTTGTCGACTTCTTTGAACGCTCCACTCGCGGCATTATTCGCTAA
- the rnhB gene encoding ribonuclease HII encodes MAKNTVFPPFIYPQASLIAGVDEVGRGPLVGAVVTAAVILDPARPIVGLADSKALSEKKRLALNEEIREKALCWCLGRAEPEEIDRLNILHATMLAMQRAVAGLSIQPEWVLIDGNRCPTLPMKSQAVVKGDGRVAEISAASIIAKVARDAEMDELDSLFPEYGFAQHKGYPTALHLEKLAQYGATEHHRKSFAPVRRALGLS; translated from the coding sequence ATGGCAAAAAATACGGTTTTCCCACCTTTTATATATCCTCAGGCCTCGCTTATTGCGGGCGTTGATGAAGTAGGGCGCGGGCCGCTGGTCGGCGCGGTAGTGACCGCTGCGGTGATATTAGATCCGGCTCGGCCTATCGTTGGTCTAGCGGACTCCAAGGCGCTGAGTGAGAAAAAGCGCCTGGCGCTAAACGAAGAAATTAGAGAGAAGGCGCTGTGCTGGTGCCTGGGGCGCGCGGAGCCTGAAGAAATCGATCGCCTGAATATTCTGCACGCCACCATGCTTGCCATGCAGCGTGCGGTGGCCGGGCTTTCTATTCAGCCTGAGTGGGTGCTGATTGACGGCAACCGCTGCCCAACGCTTCCTATGAAGTCTCAGGCCGTCGTCAAGGGCGATGGTCGAGTGGCGGAGATCAGTGCCGCTTCCATTATTGCTAAAGTCGCGCGGGACGCTGAAATGGACGAGCTGGACAGCCTGTTTCCTGAATACGGCTTCGCCCAGCACAAGGGATATCCCACCGCGCTGCATTTAGAAAAGCTGGCGCAATACGGCGCCACTGAACACCATCGTAAAAGCTTTGCGCCAGTCAGACGGGCGCTGGGTCTGTCCTAG